A single genomic interval of Gossypium raimondii isolate GPD5lz chromosome 11, ASM2569854v1, whole genome shotgun sequence harbors:
- the LOC105800892 gene encoding phenylacetaldehyde oxime monooxygenase CYP71AN24-like → MTLFSPTDQRKRTAADILLYGCKDLGFAPHVVYWKQIKKISVVELLNHQRVQSFQFVREEEVEVVIDKIRNVCLKGESINLTETLALVSNNIISRCVLSQKSEEDDDGQCNKFWSLSKRLMDMFLAGIDSSASTVEWTMAELLKHPTAMKKLQEEITYPVAPLLLPRHTSATVKVGGYDIPSNTTVLINAWAIQRQPKWWEKPEEFIPERFENNPINFIGEDFQFIPFGVGRRSCPGLQFGVASVEYMIANLVYCFDWKLADGATADNLDMTEPYVIAVYRKSPLHIRPLARFRTL, encoded by the exons ATGACTTTGTTTTCTCCAACAGACCAAAGAAAACGTACGGCAGCAGATATCTTGCTTTACGGATGCAAGGATCTCGGCTTTGCACCCCACGTTGTGTACTggaaacaaattaagaaaatcAGTGTTGTCGAGCTTTTGAACCATCAAAGAGTGCAATCATTCCAGTTCGTTAGAGAGGAAGAAGTTGAAGTTGTTATTGACAAAATCCGCAATGTTTGTCTTAAAGGAGAGTCCATTAATCTTACGGAGACGCTTGCGTTGgtttcaaataacataatttctCGCTGTGTTCTTAGTCAGAAAAGTGAAGAAGACGACGACGGCCAGTGCAACAAGTTCTGGTCGTTGTCGAAAAGGTTGATG GATATGTTTCTAGCTGGAATTGATTCCTCAGCATCGACAGTAGAATGGACAATGGCTGAACTTTTAAAGCATCCAACAGCCATGAAAAAGCTTCAAGAAGAG ATTACATATCCAGTTGCTCCCCTTCTTCTTCCTCGGCACACATCTGCAACTGTTAAAGTGGGAGGCTACGATATTCCTTCCAATACTACAGTGTTGATCAATGCATGGGCAATTCAGAGACAACCCAAATGGTGGGAAAAACCAGAAGAATTCATCCCAGAGAGATTCGAGAACAACCCCATTAATTTCATTGGCGAAGATTTTCAGTTCATCCCATTCGGTGTGGGAAGAAGAAGCTGTCCTGGCTTGCAGTTCGGAGTTGCTTCAGTTGAGTATATGATTGCCAACCTTGTTTATTGCTTTGATTGGAAGTTGGCTGATGGTGCTACTGCCGACAACTTGGATATGACTGAACCGTACGTTATAGCAGTTTATAGGAAGTCCCCTCTGCATATTCGTCCTCTAGCTCGTTTCCGTACGCTCTAA